The following coding sequences are from one Campylobacter sp. RM16187 window:
- the rplA gene encoding 50S ribosomal protein L1 gives MSKKTTKRFSELLKKVEVNKIYALDEAIDTVKTLASAKFDETVEIALKLNVDPRHADQMVRGSVVLPAGTGKTVRVAVIAKDAKADEAKAAGADIVGSDDLIEDIQKGVMNFDVLIATPNLMGLVGKVGRILGPKGLMPNPKTGTVTMDVAQAVNNAKSGQVNFRVDKQGNIHAGLGKVSFSKEQLNDNISTFIKAINKHKPAAAKGRYIKNAALSLTMSPSISLETQELIDLR, from the coding sequence ATGTCAAAAAAAACTACAAAAAGATTTAGCGAACTACTTAAAAAAGTTGAAGTAAACAAAATTTATGCGCTAGATGAAGCAATAGATACCGTTAAAACTCTTGCTTCTGCAAAATTCGATGAAACAGTTGAAATAGCACTTAAGCTTAATGTTGATCCAAGACACGCTGATCAGATGGTAAGAGGATCGGTTGTTCTTCCTGCTGGAACAGGTAAGACTGTTCGCGTAGCTGTTATCGCAAAAGACGCTAAAGCCGATGAAGCTAAAGCAGCCGGTGCAGATATCGTTGGAAGCGACGATCTTATCGAAGATATCCAAAAAGGCGTTATGAATTTTGATGTTTTAATAGCTACACCAAATTTAATGGGTCTAGTTGGTAAAGTTGGTAGAATTTTAGGACCAAAAGGTCTTATGCCAAACCCAAAAACAGGCACAGTTACAATGGATGTTGCACAAGCTGTTAATAACGCAAAGAGCGGTCAAGTAAATTTCCGTGTAGATAAACAAGGAAATATCCATGCCGGTCTTGGTAAAGTAAGTTTTTCAAAAGAGCAGCTAAATGATAACATCTCAACTTTCATTAAAGCTATAAACAAACATAAACCGGCAGCTGCAAAAGGAAGATATATCAAAAATGCAGCGCTATCACTAACTATGAGTCCGTCTATATCGCTTGAGACTCAAGAGTTGATAGATTTACGTTAA
- the rplJ gene encoding 50S ribosomal protein L10, with the protein MTRSEKSEIIAKLEAEFKDNEAIIVCDYRGLSVKKLEVLRNAAREQNVKVQVVKNTLANIALKNADKDGMSLKDTNIFIWGDQLLATKVAAKFEETNSELFKIKTAHIDGEVASVEKVKALSKMPSRDELIAMLLQVWNAPIQNFTIGLNALKEKKEQSA; encoded by the coding sequence ATGACAAGAAGCGAAAAATCTGAAATAATAGCAAAACTTGAAGCTGAATTTAAAGATAATGAAGCGATTATAGTATGTGATTACCGCGGACTTAGCGTTAAGAAACTTGAAGTATTAAGAAATGCTGCAAGAGAGCAAAACGTAAAAGTTCAAGTTGTAAAAAATACTCTTGCAAATATTGCACTTAAGAATGCGGATAAAGACGGTATGTCTCTTAAAGATACCAATATATTCATTTGGGGCGATCAGCTTTTGGCTACTAAAGTTGCGGCTAAATTTGAAGAGACTAACAGTGAGTTGTTTAAGATTAAAACAGCGCACATTGATGGCGAAGTTGCTAGTGTTGAAAAAGTTAAAGCACTATCTAAAATGCCAAGTCGTGATGAGCTTATTGCAATGTTATTGCAAGTTTGGAATGCGCCTATCCAAAATTTCACAATTGGATTAAATGCGCTTAAAGAGAAAAAAGAACAATCAGCATAA
- the rplL gene encoding 50S ribosomal protein L7/L12: MAITKEDVLEFISNLSVLELSELVKEFEEKFGVSAAPVMVAGAAGGAAVAEVEEKTEFNVVLLDGGEKKINVIKVVRALTGLGLKEAKDAVEQTPSVLKEGISKAEAEEAKKQLEEAGAKVELK, translated from the coding sequence ATGGCAATTACTAAAGAAGATGTACTAGAATTTATCTCTAATCTTTCAGTATTAGAGCTAAGCGAATTAGTAAAAGAATTTGAAGAGAAATTTGGCGTAAGCGCAGCTCCTGTTATGGTAGCAGGCGCAGCGGGTGGTGCAGCAGTGGCAGAAGTTGAAGAGAAAACTGAATTCAACGTTGTATTGCTTGACGGCGGTGAGAAAAAGATCAACGTTATTAAAGTTGTTAGAGCTCTTACCGGTCTTGGTCTTAAAGAGGCTAAAGATGCAGTTGAGCAAACTCCTTCAGTTCTTAAAGAGGGAATCAGCAAAGCTGAAGCTGAAGAAGCTAAAAAACAACTTGAAGAAGCAGGCGCTAAAGTCGAACTTAAATAA